A genomic window from Micromonospora violae includes:
- a CDS encoding MFS transporter, whose product MTESWTDEHSAAPPNPRRWLVLAVVLAGAFMILLATTIVNVAIAPIQRDLQSTYTAMEWVIAGYALGYGLLLIPAGRIGDRFGHRKLFLIGVAGFTLASAASALAATPGQLIAFQVVQGMMAGILNPPVLALIQTTFPAKETGKAYGIYGAIGGIATASGPLLGGLLIAWDLGGWDWRPVFLLNVPIGLATFVAALILVPESRGRRGGLDVIGMLLVSVAVLLLAIPLVEGQRLGWPAWTFVSMAAALPALAAFAGWELRRARRAQVPLVSMRLFAHRSFSAGVGISLCYFAGFIGLLFALSLHLQIGLEKSALTTGLILLPFSFGTLVGAAISDNVARALGRGVLMLGAGIVIVGMVGIIATIHWWGSGLELLPALLFAGFGSGLVIAPSVEIVLAGVPWQDAGAASGVLGTAQRLGQAIGVAVAGVVLFGTLGSYSATAAEKASPELQASLVAAGLPPAEASAATTAFADCFIRQSRASDPTATPPGCEDSAPGPVGAAFDDAATSALETNFNRAVQWTVGAVLVGVILTFLLVYLLPRRPEEPWAQASKTDWIVTTEPEPAQ is encoded by the coding sequence ATGACGGAGAGCTGGACCGACGAACACAGCGCGGCACCACCCAATCCGCGCCGATGGCTGGTCCTGGCCGTCGTTCTGGCCGGGGCGTTCATGATCCTGCTGGCTACGACGATCGTCAATGTGGCGATCGCACCGATCCAACGCGACCTCCAGTCGACCTACACGGCCATGGAGTGGGTCATCGCCGGCTACGCGCTCGGCTACGGCCTGCTGCTCATCCCGGCCGGCCGGATCGGCGACCGGTTCGGCCACCGCAAGCTGTTCCTCATCGGCGTCGCGGGGTTCACGCTCGCCTCGGCGGCGTCGGCGCTCGCGGCCACCCCCGGCCAGCTCATCGCGTTCCAGGTGGTGCAGGGCATGATGGCCGGCATCCTCAACCCGCCGGTGCTGGCGCTGATCCAGACCACGTTCCCGGCGAAAGAGACCGGCAAGGCCTACGGCATCTACGGCGCGATCGGCGGCATCGCGACCGCCAGCGGCCCCCTCCTCGGCGGCCTGCTGATCGCGTGGGACCTGGGCGGTTGGGACTGGCGGCCGGTGTTCCTGCTCAACGTACCGATCGGCCTGGCCACGTTCGTCGCGGCGCTGATCCTGGTGCCCGAGTCCCGAGGCCGCCGCGGCGGGCTCGACGTGATCGGCATGCTGCTCGTCTCGGTCGCCGTCCTGCTGCTGGCCATCCCCCTGGTCGAGGGGCAGCGACTGGGCTGGCCGGCCTGGACGTTCGTCTCGATGGCGGCGGCACTGCCCGCGTTGGCAGCCTTCGCGGGCTGGGAGTTGCGCCGCGCCCGACGCGCCCAGGTCCCGCTGGTGAGCATGCGCCTGTTCGCCCACCGTTCGTTCTCCGCCGGCGTCGGTATCAGCCTCTGTTACTTCGCAGGCTTCATCGGCCTGCTCTTCGCGCTCTCGCTGCACCTGCAGATCGGCCTGGAGAAGTCGGCTCTGACGACGGGTCTGATCCTGCTGCCGTTCTCGTTCGGCACGTTGGTCGGCGCGGCCATCTCGGACAACGTCGCCCGTGCGCTCGGCCGCGGCGTCCTGATGCTCGGCGCGGGCATCGTGATCGTGGGCATGGTGGGCATCATCGCGACGATCCACTGGTGGGGCTCCGGCCTGGAGCTGCTGCCGGCCCTGCTCTTTGCCGGCTTCGGCTCGGGCCTGGTGATCGCGCCGAGCGTCGAGATCGTGCTGGCCGGCGTGCCCTGGCAGGACGCGGGCGCGGCCAGCGGTGTGCTCGGCACCGCACAGCGTCTCGGCCAGGCGATCGGCGTCGCGGTGGCGGGCGTGGTCCTCTTCGGGACGCTCGGTTCCTACTCGGCGACGGCGGCGGAGAAGGCGAGCCCGGAACTCCAGGCGTCGCTGGTGGCCGCCGGTCTGCCGCCGGCCGAGGCGAGCGCGGCGACGACAGCGTTCGCCGACTGTTTCATCCGCCAGTCGCGCGCGTCGGACCCGACGGCCACACCGCCCGGCTGCGAGGACTCGGCGCCAGGTCCGGTCGGCGCGGCCTTCGACGACGCGGCCACGTCGGCGCTGGAGACCAACTTCAACCGCGCGGTCCAGTGGACGGTCGGCGCCGTCCTGGTCGGCGTGATCCTCACCTTCCTGCTCGTCTACCTGCTGCCCCGCCGACCCGAAGAGCCGTGGGCCCAGGCGAGCAAAACCGACTGGATCGTCACCACCGAGCCCGAGCCCGCGCAGTGA
- a CDS encoding multicopper oxidase family protein, with protein MFEVGENADGILAGVLFLIWLAAAILATRLAWRPTPEALRKSARRLLRLLVAALVVLVVKCVAIGLMLAVDWIFADNRVIVQMPLLLLPMLAVAVWTVPGLRALANRDDAPLDVATRSAAADPRFVVPVQVTAVATVVGVYFAYVSRPVPSYLDDIATHAAPILLSVLVLWFWQGRRLRAATATDFVRRGRRASALRATAQTAVVVLVVAAGIAYVAQSSRLPDRMSMTSHDNVDYGGGPSFGHGGHGGVSVDDLRGPQTGKPNKAFTLTAKNATVRLSSGTEIKALTYNGQSPGPELRVREGDLVEVTLHNEIPDENVTLHWHGLDVPNREDGVAGATQNAVEMGGSFTYRFIAEQVGTFWYHTHQNPLEAIRRGLFGALIVEPRDGPPPGERDVVVMAHEWRTPDDNIVSFGTSDTLQRQEIAPGTPVRLRLINTDNNPSTDSRPRSLTVNGTPVRVAAIDGVDLSGPTPLTDPRFGLATGGRYDVTFTMPANAVRLTDLANRDGGLVLAPPGDTSTPKVVDDGDQFDPLSYGSEGSRPFDAGSSYDRSFTQLLDDRLSFYDGGLHLVPIINGKSFPNTPTLMVRMGDLVKVRIVNRSHQNHPMHLHGHHALVLSRDGVRATGSPWWIDSLDVIPGQIYEIGFKADNPGLWMDHCHNLDHAANGMVMHLAYEGVTSPYELGRGTPNQPE; from the coding sequence ATGTTTGAGGTCGGAGAGAACGCCGATGGGATCCTGGCCGGGGTCCTCTTCCTGATCTGGCTGGCCGCGGCGATCCTCGCCACACGGCTGGCCTGGCGGCCCACGCCCGAGGCACTGCGGAAAAGCGCCCGCCGGCTGCTGCGCCTGCTGGTCGCCGCGCTCGTGGTGCTGGTCGTCAAGTGCGTCGCGATCGGGTTGATGCTCGCCGTCGACTGGATCTTCGCCGACAACCGGGTGATCGTGCAGATGCCGCTCCTGCTGCTGCCGATGCTGGCCGTCGCCGTCTGGACCGTGCCGGGCCTGCGCGCCCTGGCCAACCGCGACGACGCACCGCTCGACGTGGCGACGCGCTCCGCCGCCGCCGATCCCCGATTCGTCGTTCCGGTCCAGGTGACGGCCGTGGCGACGGTCGTCGGCGTCTACTTCGCGTACGTGTCGCGTCCGGTCCCCTCGTACCTCGACGACATCGCGACCCACGCCGCGCCGATCCTCCTCTCGGTGCTGGTGCTGTGGTTCTGGCAGGGGCGGCGCCTGCGGGCCGCCACGGCGACCGACTTCGTCCGCCGGGGCCGACGGGCCAGTGCCCTGCGCGCCACCGCGCAGACCGCCGTCGTGGTGCTCGTCGTCGCCGCCGGCATCGCCTACGTGGCCCAGAGCAGCAGGCTGCCCGACCGCATGAGCATGACGTCCCACGACAACGTCGACTACGGCGGCGGCCCCTCGTTCGGCCACGGTGGTCACGGTGGGGTTTCCGTCGACGACCTGCGCGGGCCACAGACCGGCAAGCCCAACAAGGCCTTCACCCTGACCGCGAAGAACGCCACGGTACGGCTGTCGTCGGGCACCGAGATCAAGGCCCTGACGTACAACGGTCAGTCCCCGGGGCCGGAGCTGCGGGTCCGCGAGGGCGACCTCGTGGAGGTGACGCTGCACAACGAGATCCCCGACGAGAACGTGACCCTGCACTGGCACGGCCTCGACGTGCCCAACCGTGAGGATGGTGTGGCCGGCGCGACCCAGAACGCGGTGGAGATGGGCGGCAGCTTCACCTACCGGTTCATCGCCGAGCAGGTCGGCACATTCTGGTACCACACGCATCAGAACCCGCTCGAGGCGATCCGGCGAGGGCTGTTCGGCGCGCTGATCGTCGAGCCGCGCGACGGCCCACCACCCGGCGAGCGTGACGTCGTCGTGATGGCGCACGAGTGGCGTACGCCGGACGACAACATCGTCTCCTTCGGCACCAGTGACACGCTGCAACGCCAGGAGATCGCCCCGGGCACGCCGGTGCGGCTGCGCCTGATCAACACCGACAACAATCCGTCCACCGACAGCCGTCCGCGGTCCCTCACGGTTAACGGCACGCCGGTGCGGGTCGCGGCGATCGACGGGGTCGACCTCAGCGGCCCGACCCCGCTGACCGACCCTCGGTTCGGGTTGGCGACCGGCGGACGCTACGACGTGACGTTCACGATGCCGGCGAACGCCGTGCGCCTGACCGACCTCGCCAACCGGGACGGCGGGTTGGTGTTGGCGCCGCCCGGTGACACCTCGACGCCGAAGGTCGTCGACGACGGGGACCAGTTCGACCCGCTCTCGTACGGCTCCGAGGGCTCCCGGCCCTTCGACGCGGGCTCGTCGTACGACCGCTCGTTCACCCAGCTGCTCGACGACCGGTTATCGTTCTACGACGGCGGGCTCCACCTGGTGCCGATCATCAACGGGAAGAGTTTCCCCAATACGCCGACCTTGATGGTTCGGATGGGCGACCTGGTCAAGGTTCGGATCGTCAACCGCAGCCACCAGAACCACCCGATGCATCTGCACGGCCACCACGCGTTGGTGTTGTCGCGCGACGGGGTCCGCGCGACCGGGTCGCCGTGGTGGATCGACAGCCTCGACGTGATCCCCGGCCAGATCTACGAGATCGGCTTCAAGGCGGACAACCCGGGGCTCTGGATGGACCACTGCCACAACCTCGACCACGCGGCCAACGGCATGGTGATGCACCTCGCCTACGAGGGCGTGACGTCCCCCTATGAGCTGGGGCGCGGCACTCCCAACCAGCCGGAGTAG
- a CDS encoding ScyD/ScyE family protein: MLDAMRRTLSLAVPLVLVVGIAAPATAATSTNGRLTVVARNLDNPRGVAIDRAGTVYVAEAGLGGDDVCIPGTFGTNLCYGSTGAITAVRHGWQKRVVTGLPSLRSTGGGFSVYGAHDLAFDRHGKLLVAMGYSTDPVSRDLLGAAGATMGTILRVEGKRRWSVVGDLSAYEGLHNPDGVIPESQPYAAIDDGRNIYALDAAANDVLRIDRRGRVTTEHVWPQEDVPAPPEWGLPPGSTTPIQFVPVTIARGPDHALYIGQLTGHPFPNGGARVWRLVPGQEPTIYATGFTNIIDLAFDKRGRLVVLEIAKNGLSSGDSTGALIRVERDGSHRELASTGLDSPMSFAIAPDGSFYIANKGLGNGELVRLSIRD, from the coding sequence ATGCTCGACGCGATGCGACGAACGTTGTCGCTGGCCGTGCCGCTGGTACTGGTGGTCGGCATTGCCGCGCCCGCCACCGCGGCCACATCGACCAACGGGCGACTCACCGTCGTCGCCCGCAACCTCGACAACCCGCGCGGGGTCGCCATCGACCGTGCCGGCACCGTCTACGTCGCCGAGGCCGGGCTCGGCGGCGACGACGTCTGCATCCCCGGCACGTTCGGCACGAACCTCTGCTACGGCTCGACCGGTGCGATCACGGCCGTCCGGCACGGCTGGCAGAAGCGAGTCGTGACGGGCCTGCCGTCGCTGCGCAGCACCGGTGGCGGCTTCTCCGTCTACGGCGCACACGACCTGGCCTTCGATCGGCACGGCAAGCTGTTGGTGGCGATGGGTTACAGCACCGATCCGGTCTCACGTGACCTGCTCGGCGCGGCCGGGGCCACGATGGGGACGATCCTGCGGGTCGAGGGGAAGCGCCGGTGGTCGGTTGTCGGCGACCTCTCCGCCTACGAGGGGCTGCACAACCCAGACGGCGTCATTCCGGAGAGCCAGCCGTACGCCGCCATCGACGATGGGCGGAACATCTACGCGCTCGACGCGGCCGCCAACGACGTGCTCCGGATCGACCGTCGCGGCAGGGTCACGACCGAACACGTCTGGCCGCAGGAAGACGTGCCGGCCCCACCGGAGTGGGGTCTGCCGCCCGGCTCGACGACGCCGATCCAGTTCGTGCCGGTCACCATCGCCCGTGGCCCGGACCACGCCCTCTACATCGGCCAGCTGACCGGACACCCGTTCCCGAACGGCGGTGCCCGGGTGTGGCGGCTGGTGCCCGGCCAGGAGCCGACGATCTATGCGACCGGCTTCACCAACATCATCGACCTCGCGTTCGACAAGCGGGGCCGGTTGGTGGTGTTGGAGATCGCGAAGAACGGGCTCAGCTCGGGCGATTCCACCGGTGCGTTGATCCGGGTGGAACGCGACGGCAGCCACCGGGAGTTGGCGAGCACGGGTCTCGACTCTCCGATGTCGTTCGCCATCGCACCGGACGGCAGCTTCTACATCGCGAACAAGGGCCTCGGCAACGGCGAGTTGGTTCGTCTGTCCATACGAGACTGA
- a CDS encoding aminotransferase class III-fold pyridoxal phosphate-dependent enzyme: MGASHQERGAIEVIQDLMQQKWVYELFGEIGARQGASAAHVEQLRAVDAAAHVFWPFQAPPFPVIAATANGSTLTDIDGNTYLDCHMGYGAQALHGHNPAPVVDFVRERLGKGTGNGYTNALELELATLLREILPHNEKFAFQHSGTGATQSAIRLCRAFTGRRMVAKFEGTLHGSHDLAVHNTAPWYHGHPAVPFPEIGKDGIPLVSAFAGVTPAEPRDLLILPNDTALAVELIERHAGELACILAEPAASSFPFEETTIPMIREVAVAARRLGVPFILDEVLTGFRSGLGGAAQKFDIPTDLVTYGKVISGLGLPLSAIGGRADILDISQTSGQSWTDFGQKTGLQGSHTGNYLSVAASLATLQLLRDKGPAYYTDLKTRIDRVQARLAAFRAAEGIPLRMVGFGDYIGCFQFLPEDSYTDYRDYSRALNPATFILTLLLRKRGIYTLGMPMFFAGGAHSDADVDRLTDAVLESTLELRANDFPFELAWPATSEWGADSSDW; this comes from the coding sequence ATGGGCGCCAGCCACCAGGAGCGCGGAGCGATCGAGGTCATTCAGGACCTCATGCAGCAGAAGTGGGTCTACGAGCTGTTCGGCGAGATCGGCGCGCGCCAGGGTGCCTCGGCCGCGCACGTCGAGCAACTGAGGGCGGTCGACGCCGCCGCGCACGTGTTCTGGCCGTTCCAGGCACCGCCGTTTCCGGTCATCGCGGCCACCGCGAACGGATCGACACTGACCGACATCGACGGCAACACCTACCTCGACTGCCACATGGGGTACGGCGCTCAGGCGCTGCACGGTCACAACCCGGCCCCGGTCGTGGACTTCGTCCGCGAGCGGCTCGGCAAGGGCACCGGCAACGGCTACACCAACGCGTTGGAGCTGGAACTCGCGACGCTGCTGCGGGAGATCCTCCCGCACAACGAGAAGTTCGCCTTCCAGCACTCGGGTACGGGTGCCACCCAGTCGGCGATTCGGCTCTGTCGTGCGTTCACGGGGCGGCGGATGGTCGCCAAGTTCGAGGGCACCCTCCACGGGTCGCACGACCTGGCGGTCCACAACACCGCGCCCTGGTATCACGGGCACCCCGCGGTGCCGTTCCCGGAGATCGGCAAGGACGGCATCCCGCTGGTGTCGGCGTTCGCCGGTGTCACCCCGGCCGAACCGCGCGACCTGCTGATCCTGCCCAACGACACCGCGCTCGCGGTTGAGTTGATCGAGCGTCACGCGGGCGAGTTGGCCTGCATCCTCGCCGAGCCGGCCGCGTCGTCGTTCCCGTTCGAGGAGACGACGATCCCGATGATCCGTGAGGTGGCGGTGGCTGCCCGGCGGCTCGGGGTGCCGTTCATCCTCGACGAGGTGCTGACGGGCTTCCGATCGGGGCTCGGCGGCGCCGCGCAGAAGTTCGACATCCCGACCGACCTGGTCACCTACGGCAAGGTGATCAGCGGGCTCGGGCTGCCGCTGTCGGCGATCGGCGGTCGGGCCGACATCCTCGACATCTCGCAGACCAGTGGGCAGTCGTGGACCGACTTCGGCCAGAAGACCGGCCTGCAGGGCAGTCACACCGGCAACTACCTGTCGGTGGCGGCGTCGCTGGCCACGCTCCAGCTGCTCCGCGACAAGGGACCCGCCTACTACACCGACCTGAAGACCAGGATCGACCGGGTTCAGGCACGGCTGGCGGCGTTCCGGGCGGCCGAGGGGATTCCGCTGCGCATGGTGGGGTTCGGCGACTACATCGGGTGCTTCCAGTTCCTCCCGGAAGACTCCTACACCGACTACCGGGACTACTCGCGGGCGCTCAACCCGGCGACGTTCATCCTCACCCTGCTGCTGCGCAAGCGCGGCATCTACACGCTGGGCATGCCGATGTTCTTCGCCGGCGGCGCCCACAGCGACGCCGACGTCGACCGGCTCACCGACGCCGTGCTGGAGAGCACGCTGGAGCTTCGCGCCAACGACTTCCCCTTCGAGCTGGCGTGGCCGGCGACGTCGGAATGGGGCGCGGATTCCTCCGACTGGTAG
- a CDS encoding methyltransferase, which yields MTENRVNLYSLTDTITPWAVRAAATLGLADLIAAGTTTLDELAAATKANPDALHRLLRYLSVRGVFKETEPRVYALTEAAEFLKTDHPAAQRPWLDVDSMAGRIEGTFSSLTHSIRTGDAAYPVRYGIEFWDDLATNPDRATSFGALMATHASYFDQVVQGYDWRAVNHVIDVGGGTGALLTEILKAQPHLRGTVVDLPGVVEQGRARFEAAGIADRAEVVSGSIFDPLPAGADVYILSNVLHDWNDSAAEKILQRAADAIGTTGKVLIVQILVKDENDNFPDDPARLMFITQMDLRLLSLMAGKARTWREYAELGEKAGLQVDGSTVIPTGQTLLTLRRA from the coding sequence ATGACGGAAAATCGGGTCAATCTCTACTCGCTGACCGACACGATCACGCCGTGGGCAGTGCGGGCCGCGGCGACGCTCGGCCTCGCCGACCTGATCGCCGCGGGCACCACCACGCTCGACGAGCTCGCCGCGGCGACGAAGGCCAATCCCGACGCGCTGCACCGGCTGCTGCGCTACCTCTCGGTCCGTGGCGTCTTCAAGGAGACCGAGCCGCGGGTGTACGCCCTGACGGAAGCCGCCGAGTTCCTCAAGACCGACCACCCCGCCGCCCAGCGCCCCTGGCTCGACGTCGACTCGATGGCCGGCCGGATCGAGGGCACGTTCAGCTCGCTGACCCACTCGATCCGCACCGGTGACGCGGCGTACCCGGTGCGTTACGGCATCGAGTTCTGGGACGACCTGGCCACCAACCCCGACCGGGCCACGTCGTTCGGCGCGCTGATGGCCACCCACGCGAGCTACTTCGACCAGGTCGTCCAGGGCTACGACTGGAGGGCCGTCAACCACGTCATCGACGTCGGCGGCGGCACCGGCGCCCTGCTCACCGAGATCCTCAAGGCCCAACCGCACCTGCGCGGCACCGTGGTCGACCTGCCGGGCGTCGTCGAGCAGGGCCGGGCCCGGTTCGAGGCGGCCGGCATCGCCGACCGCGCCGAGGTCGTCAGCGGGAGCATCTTCGACCCGCTCCCGGCCGGCGCCGACGTCTACATCCTGTCGAACGTTCTGCACGACTGGAACGACAGCGCCGCCGAGAAGATCCTCCAGCGGGCGGCGGACGCGATCGGCACGACCGGAAAGGTGCTGATCGTGCAGATCCTCGTGAAGGACGAGAACGACAACTTCCCCGACGACCCGGCCCGGCTGATGTTCATCACCCAGATGGACCTGCGCCTCCTCTCGCTGATGGCCGGCAAGGCGAGGACCTGGCGCGAGTACGCCGAACTGGGCGAGAAGGCCGGGCTCCAGGTGGACGGCAGCACGGTGATCCCCACCGGGCAGACCCTCCTCACGCTTCGCCGAGCCTGA
- a CDS encoding response regulator, with protein MTIRMVLADDQTLVRAGFRGLLDHSDDLEVVGEAANGAQAVEMVAATRPDIVLMDVRMPVLDGVKATAAIVERFPAVRVIVLTTFELDEYVFEALRAGASGFLLKDIEPDELRQAVRVVAGGDMLISPRVTSRLVSAFVSKVAPAPVDGGRLAVLTDREREVMSLVANGLTNEEIGRRLSMSPATARTHVHRAMVKLRVRDRAQLVVLAYQTGLVAPGS; from the coding sequence GTGACGATCCGGATGGTGCTGGCGGACGACCAGACCCTCGTGCGGGCCGGTTTCCGGGGCCTGCTCGACCACAGCGACGACCTGGAGGTGGTCGGTGAGGCGGCCAACGGCGCCCAGGCCGTCGAGATGGTCGCCGCGACCCGACCCGACATCGTGCTGATGGACGTGCGCATGCCCGTGCTCGACGGGGTGAAGGCCACGGCCGCGATCGTCGAGCGGTTCCCCGCCGTGCGGGTCATCGTCCTGACCACCTTCGAGCTCGACGAGTACGTCTTCGAGGCGCTGCGCGCCGGCGCGAGCGGGTTCCTGCTCAAGGACATCGAGCCCGATGAGCTGCGCCAGGCGGTGCGGGTGGTGGCCGGCGGGGACATGTTGATCTCGCCGCGGGTGACGAGTCGGCTGGTGAGCGCGTTCGTCAGCAAGGTCGCGCCGGCACCGGTCGACGGCGGCCGGCTGGCGGTGTTGACCGACCGCGAACGGGAGGTGATGAGCCTGGTGGCCAACGGGCTGACGAATGAGGAGATCGGGCGTCGGCTGTCGATGAGCCCCGCCACGGCCCGCACCCACGTCCACCGGGCCATGGTCAAGCTGCGCGTCCGCGACCGCGCGCAACTCGTCGTGCTCGCCTACCAGACGGGGCTCGTCGCGCCCGGCAGCTAG
- a CDS encoding sensor histidine kinase: MTPAIRRIAIDVVLGIVVAAVVAVAIRVANEPGARPPDARAYAIGAAIGLLLVFRRRWPLLVLVGSVTALMIYYALEYPGIPPALPLAAALFSVAAAGRFTWALVVAGFFVVLELIMRYSLLGEGFFPALSATLEEGSLLAAVVLLAETIRTRRIRLAEAQQRLAVMRQERQHEVAQERLRIAREVHDVLGHTIAAISVQASLADDIFDSKPAEARAALRSIRGAARDAMHEVRAAIGMLRDAGEVPDLARVYAVAEQAGVKVRSGVVGTPRPIPPEVALSVYRIVQESITNTVKHAEATTVDVTITYAGGAVTVEIVDDGVGAGASQRGHGVAGMRERATAAGGSLEAGPRPEGGGFRVAARLPVEVEETA, translated from the coding sequence ATGACCCCGGCCATCCGCCGCATCGCGATCGATGTCGTCCTCGGCATCGTGGTCGCGGCCGTCGTCGCGGTGGCGATCCGAGTCGCCAACGAGCCCGGCGCCCGGCCGCCGGACGCGCGCGCCTACGCGATCGGCGCGGCGATCGGGCTGCTGCTGGTCTTCCGGCGGCGCTGGCCGCTGCTGGTGCTCGTCGGCTCGGTCACCGCGCTGATGATCTACTACGCGCTCGAGTACCCCGGCATCCCGCCGGCTCTCCCGCTGGCCGCGGCCCTCTTCTCCGTCGCGGCCGCCGGCCGGTTCACCTGGGCGCTCGTCGTCGCCGGGTTCTTCGTCGTCCTTGAGCTGATCATGCGGTACTCGCTGCTCGGCGAGGGCTTCTTCCCCGCGCTCTCGGCCACCCTCGAAGAGGGCTCGCTGCTCGCGGCCGTGGTGCTGCTCGCCGAGACGATCCGTACCCGTCGGATCCGGCTGGCCGAGGCGCAGCAGCGTCTCGCCGTCATGCGCCAGGAACGTCAACACGAGGTCGCCCAGGAACGGCTCCGCATCGCCCGCGAAGTCCACGACGTGCTCGGTCACACGATTGCCGCGATCAGTGTGCAGGCGAGCCTCGCCGACGACATCTTCGACAGCAAGCCGGCCGAGGCGCGGGCCGCGCTGCGGAGCATCCGGGGTGCGGCCCGCGACGCGATGCACGAGGTCCGCGCGGCGATCGGCATGCTCCGCGACGCCGGGGAGGTGCCCGATCTGGCCCGCGTCTACGCGGTCGCCGAACAGGCCGGCGTGAAGGTGCGCTCCGGCGTTGTCGGCACCCCGCGCCCGATTCCGCCGGAGGTGGCGCTGTCGGTCTACCGGATCGTGCAGGAGTCGATCACCAACACGGTCAAACACGCCGAGGCGACGACCGTCGACGTCACCATCACCTACGCGGGTGGCGCCGTCACGGTCGAGATCGTCGACGACGGGGTCGGGGCCGGCGCGAGCCAGCGGGGGCACGGGGTGGCCGGCATGCGGGAACGGGCCACGGCCGCGGGCGGCTCGCTCGAGGCCGGGCCCCGGCCGGAGGGCGGGGGGTTCCGAGTGGCCGCGCGGCTGCCGGTCGAGGTGGAGGAGACAGCGTGA